A portion of the Burkholderia pseudomultivorans genome contains these proteins:
- a CDS encoding NUDIX hydrolase — translation MSTGPDTFKERATIVCRQRSSVLLVARTASRWALPGGTIRRGETPLEAAQRELAEETRLEGLALNYAVQFGGLTKLHHVFVADVPAWLTPRASNEIVRCKWFPIERLETLRASVPTRKIIELLHLERFSAQADGAIP, via the coding sequence ATGAGCACCGGGCCGGACACCTTCAAGGAAAGAGCCACGATCGTTTGCCGCCAGCGCAGCAGCGTGCTGTTGGTCGCGCGCACCGCGTCGCGCTGGGCGCTGCCGGGCGGCACGATCCGGCGCGGAGAAACCCCGCTGGAGGCCGCGCAGCGCGAACTGGCGGAGGAAACGCGGCTGGAAGGACTCGCGCTGAACTATGCGGTGCAGTTCGGCGGGCTGACGAAGCTGCACCATGTGTTCGTCGCCGACGTGCCGGCCTGGCTGACGCCGCGCGCAAGCAATGAAATCGTCCGCTGCAAGTGGTTTCCGATCGAACGGCTCGAGACGCTGCGCGCGAGCGTGCCGACGCGCAAGATCATCGAACTGCTGCATCTCGAACGTTTTTCGGCGCAGGCGGACGGCGCGATCCCCTGA